From a region of the Calonectris borealis chromosome 2, bCalBor7.hap1.2, whole genome shotgun sequence genome:
- the SGK3 gene encoding serine/threonine-protein kinase Sgk3 isoform X2 yields the protein MDLKESCPSVSIPSSDEHREKKKRFTVYKVLVSVGRNEWFVFRRYAEFDKLYNTLKKQFPTMNLRIPAKRIFGDNFDPDFIKQRRAGLNEFIQNLVRQPELCNHPDVSAFLQMDNPKHQSDPSEDEDERSSRKLNSTSQNINLGPSGNPHAKPTDFDFLKVIGKGSFGKVLLAKRKLDGKYYAVKVLQKKIVLNRKEQKHIMAERNVLLKNVKHPFLVGLHYSFQTTEKLYFVLDFVNGGELFFHLQRERSFPEHRARFYAAEIASALGYLHSINIVYRDLKPENILLDSLGHVVLTDFGLCKEGIASSDTTATFCGTPEYLAPEVIKKQPYDNTVDWWCLGAVLYEMLYGLPPFYCRDVAEMYENILHKPLVLRPGISLTAWSILEELLEKDRQSRLGAREDFLEIQKHPFFESLSWTDLLQKKIPPPFNPNVVGPDDIGNFDAVFTEEMVPYSVCVSSDYNIVNASVLEADDAFVGFSYAPPSEDMFS from the exons ATGGATCTCAAAGAAAGCTGCCCAAGTGTTAGCATTCCCAGCTCTGATGaacacagagagaagaaaaaaagatttact GTTTACAAAGTGTTGGTCTCAGTTGGCAGAAATGAATGGTTTGTCTTCAGACGGTATGCAGAGTTTGATAAACTCTACAATACG CTAAAGAAGCAATTTCCCACCATGAACCTGAGGATTCCAGCTAAAAGAATATTTGGAGATAATTTTGATCCCG atttcattAAACAGAGAAGAGCAGGACTGAATGAATTCATTCAGAACTTAGTTAGACAGCCAGAGTTATGCAACCA CCCAGATGTCAGCGCGTTTCTTCAGATGGATAACCCAAAACACCAGTCGGATCCctctgaagatgaagatgaaaggAGCAGTCGGAAG TTAAACTCTACCTCACAGAATATCAACTTGGGACCATCTGGAAATCCTCA TGCTAAACCAACAGACTTTGATTTCCTGAAAGTTATTGGGAAAGGCAGCTTTGGCAAG GTTCTTCTTGCAAAACGAAAACTGGATGGGAAGTACTATGCTGTCaaagtgctgcagaaaaaaattgttcttaataGGAAAGAG CAAAAACATATTATGGCTGAACGTaatgtgcttttgaaaaatgtgaaacATCCTTTTTTGGTTGGATTACATTACTCATTCCAAACAACGGAAAAGCTTTACTTTGTCCTGGATTTTGTTAATGGAGGAGAG CTGTTCTTTCACTTACAAAGAGAACGTTCCTTTCCTGAGCACAGAGCCAGATTTTATGCTGCTGAAATAGCCAGTGCACTGGGCTACTTACACTCCATAAATATAGTGTACAG ggatttaaaaccagaaaacattcTCCTAGATTCACTA GGTCATGTTGTGTTGACAGACTTCGGACTTTGTAAAGAAGGGATTGCAAGTTCTGATACCACTGCAACTTTTTGTGGGACACCAGAA tatctTGCACCAGAAGTCATTAAAAAGCAGCCCTATGACAACACAGTAGACTGGTGGTGCCTTGGTGCAGTTCTTTATGAAATGCTTTATGGGCTG cCTCCTTTTTACTGCCGTGATGTTGCTGAGATGTATGAGAATATTCTTCATAAACCCCTAGTTTTGCGCCCAGGAATCAGTCTTACAGCCTGGTCTATTCTGGAAGAACTTTTAGAGAAAGATCGGCAAAGCAGACTTGGAGCAAGGGAAGATTTT CTTGAAATTCAGAAACACCCGTTCTTTGAATCTCTCAGCTGGACTGATCTTCTTCAGAAGAAGATTCCACCACCATTTAATCCTAATGTG GTTGGACCGGATGATATTGGGAATTTTGATGCAGTGTTTACAGAAGAAATGGTCCCATACTCGGTTTGTGTTTCTTCCGATTACAACATCGTTAATGCCAGTGTCCTAGAGGCAGATGATGCATTTGTTGGATTTTCTTATGCACCACCTTCTGAAGATATGTTTTCCTAG
- the SGK3 gene encoding serine/threonine-protein kinase Sgk3 isoform X4, which translates to MDLKESCPSVSIPSSDEHREKKKRFTYISLLLLRLFWNLTGLNRNHELQLKPYSGSLNAGMETRQVYKVLVSVGRNEWFVFRRYAEFDKLYNTLKKQFPTMNLRIPAKRIFGDNFDPDFIKQRRAGLNEFIQNLVRQPELCNHPDVSAFLQMDNPKHQSDPSEDEDERSSRKLNSTSQNINLGPSGNPHAKPTDFDFLKVIGKGSFGKVLLAKRKLDGKYYAVKVLQKKIVLNRKEQKHIMAERNVLLKNVKHPFLVGLHYSFQTTEKLYFVLDFVNGGELFFHLQRERSFPEHRARFYAAEIASALGYLHSINIVYRDLKPENILLDSLGHVVLTDFGLCKEGIASSDTTATFCGTPEYLAPEVIKKQPYDNTVDWWCLGAVLYEMLYGLPPFYCRDVAEMYENILHKPLVLRPGISLTAWSILEELLEKDRQSRLGAREDFP; encoded by the exons ATGGATCTCAAAGAAAGCTGCCCAAGTGTTAGCATTCCCAGCTCTGATGaacacagagagaagaaaaaaagatttact TATATATCACTACTGCTTCTGAGACTATTCTGGAACCTTACTGGTCTGAATAGAAACCATGAATTGCAGCTCAAACCTTACAGTGGCTCACTTAATGCTGGCATGGAAACAAGACAA GTTTACAAAGTGTTGGTCTCAGTTGGCAGAAATGAATGGTTTGTCTTCAGACGGTATGCAGAGTTTGATAAACTCTACAATACG CTAAAGAAGCAATTTCCCACCATGAACCTGAGGATTCCAGCTAAAAGAATATTTGGAGATAATTTTGATCCCG atttcattAAACAGAGAAGAGCAGGACTGAATGAATTCATTCAGAACTTAGTTAGACAGCCAGAGTTATGCAACCA CCCAGATGTCAGCGCGTTTCTTCAGATGGATAACCCAAAACACCAGTCGGATCCctctgaagatgaagatgaaaggAGCAGTCGGAAG TTAAACTCTACCTCACAGAATATCAACTTGGGACCATCTGGAAATCCTCA TGCTAAACCAACAGACTTTGATTTCCTGAAAGTTATTGGGAAAGGCAGCTTTGGCAAG GTTCTTCTTGCAAAACGAAAACTGGATGGGAAGTACTATGCTGTCaaagtgctgcagaaaaaaattgttcttaataGGAAAGAG CAAAAACATATTATGGCTGAACGTaatgtgcttttgaaaaatgtgaaacATCCTTTTTTGGTTGGATTACATTACTCATTCCAAACAACGGAAAAGCTTTACTTTGTCCTGGATTTTGTTAATGGAGGAGAG CTGTTCTTTCACTTACAAAGAGAACGTTCCTTTCCTGAGCACAGAGCCAGATTTTATGCTGCTGAAATAGCCAGTGCACTGGGCTACTTACACTCCATAAATATAGTGTACAG ggatttaaaaccagaaaacattcTCCTAGATTCACTA GGTCATGTTGTGTTGACAGACTTCGGACTTTGTAAAGAAGGGATTGCAAGTTCTGATACCACTGCAACTTTTTGTGGGACACCAGAA tatctTGCACCAGAAGTCATTAAAAAGCAGCCCTATGACAACACAGTAGACTGGTGGTGCCTTGGTGCAGTTCTTTATGAAATGCTTTATGGGCTG cCTCCTTTTTACTGCCGTGATGTTGCTGAGATGTATGAGAATATTCTTCATAAACCCCTAGTTTTGCGCCCAGGAATCAGTCTTACAGCCTGGTCTATTCTGGAAGAACTTTTAGAGAAAGATCGGCAAAGCAGACTTGGAGCAAGGGAAGATTTT ccttaA
- the SGK3 gene encoding serine/threonine-protein kinase Sgk3 isoform X3, translating into MDLKESCPSVSIPSSDEHREKKKRFTYISLLLLRLFWNLTGLNRNHELQLKPYSGSLNAGMETRQVYKVLVSVGRNEWFVFRRYAEFDKLYNTLKKQFPTMNLRIPAKRIFGDNFDPDFIKQRRAGLNEFIQNLVRQPELCNHPDVSAFLQMDNPKHQSDPSEDEDERSSRKLNSTSQNINLGPSGNPHAKPTDFDFLKVIGKGSFGKVLLAKRKLDGKYYAVKVLQKKIVLNRKEQKHIMAERNVLLKNVKHPFLVGLHYSFQTTEKLYFVLDFVNGGELFFHLQRERSFPEHRARFYAAEIASALGYLHSINIVYRDLKPENILLDSLGHVVLTDFGLCKEGIASSDTTATFCGTPEYLAPEVIKKQPYDNTVDWWCLGAVLYEMLYGLLEIQKHPFFESLSWTDLLQKKIPPPFNPNVVGPDDIGNFDAVFTEEMVPYSVCVSSDYNIVNASVLEADDAFVGFSYAPPSEDMFS; encoded by the exons ATGGATCTCAAAGAAAGCTGCCCAAGTGTTAGCATTCCCAGCTCTGATGaacacagagagaagaaaaaaagatttact TATATATCACTACTGCTTCTGAGACTATTCTGGAACCTTACTGGTCTGAATAGAAACCATGAATTGCAGCTCAAACCTTACAGTGGCTCACTTAATGCTGGCATGGAAACAAGACAA GTTTACAAAGTGTTGGTCTCAGTTGGCAGAAATGAATGGTTTGTCTTCAGACGGTATGCAGAGTTTGATAAACTCTACAATACG CTAAAGAAGCAATTTCCCACCATGAACCTGAGGATTCCAGCTAAAAGAATATTTGGAGATAATTTTGATCCCG atttcattAAACAGAGAAGAGCAGGACTGAATGAATTCATTCAGAACTTAGTTAGACAGCCAGAGTTATGCAACCA CCCAGATGTCAGCGCGTTTCTTCAGATGGATAACCCAAAACACCAGTCGGATCCctctgaagatgaagatgaaaggAGCAGTCGGAAG TTAAACTCTACCTCACAGAATATCAACTTGGGACCATCTGGAAATCCTCA TGCTAAACCAACAGACTTTGATTTCCTGAAAGTTATTGGGAAAGGCAGCTTTGGCAAG GTTCTTCTTGCAAAACGAAAACTGGATGGGAAGTACTATGCTGTCaaagtgctgcagaaaaaaattgttcttaataGGAAAGAG CAAAAACATATTATGGCTGAACGTaatgtgcttttgaaaaatgtgaaacATCCTTTTTTGGTTGGATTACATTACTCATTCCAAACAACGGAAAAGCTTTACTTTGTCCTGGATTTTGTTAATGGAGGAGAG CTGTTCTTTCACTTACAAAGAGAACGTTCCTTTCCTGAGCACAGAGCCAGATTTTATGCTGCTGAAATAGCCAGTGCACTGGGCTACTTACACTCCATAAATATAGTGTACAG ggatttaaaaccagaaaacattcTCCTAGATTCACTA GGTCATGTTGTGTTGACAGACTTCGGACTTTGTAAAGAAGGGATTGCAAGTTCTGATACCACTGCAACTTTTTGTGGGACACCAGAA tatctTGCACCAGAAGTCATTAAAAAGCAGCCCTATGACAACACAGTAGACTGGTGGTGCCTTGGTGCAGTTCTTTATGAAATGCTTTATGGGCTG CTTGAAATTCAGAAACACCCGTTCTTTGAATCTCTCAGCTGGACTGATCTTCTTCAGAAGAAGATTCCACCACCATTTAATCCTAATGTG GTTGGACCGGATGATATTGGGAATTTTGATGCAGTGTTTACAGAAGAAATGGTCCCATACTCGGTTTGTGTTTCTTCCGATTACAACATCGTTAATGCCAGTGTCCTAGAGGCAGATGATGCATTTGTTGGATTTTCTTATGCACCACCTTCTGAAGATATGTTTTCCTAG
- the SGK3 gene encoding serine/threonine-protein kinase Sgk3 isoform X5, whose protein sequence is MDLKESCPSVSIPSSDEHREKKKRFTVYKVLVSVGRNEWFVFRRYAEFDKLYNTLKKQFPTMNLRIPAKRIFGDNFDPDFIKQRRAGLNEFIQNLVRQPELCNHPDVSAFLQMDNPKHQSDPSEDEDERSSRKLNSTSQNINLGPSGNPHAKPTDFDFLKVIGKGSFGKVLLAKRKLDGKYYAVKVLQKKIVLNRKEQKHIMAERNVLLKNVKHPFLVGLHYSFQTTEKLYFVLDFVNGGELFFHLQRERSFPEHRARFYAAEIASALGYLHSINIVYRDLKPENILLDSLGHVVLTDFGLCKEGIASSDTTATFCGTPEYLAPEVIKKQPYDNTVDWWCLGAVLYEMLYGLLEIQKHPFFESLSWTDLLQKKIPPPFNPNVVGPDDIGNFDAVFTEEMVPYSVCVSSDYNIVNASVLEADDAFVGFSYAPPSEDMFS, encoded by the exons ATGGATCTCAAAGAAAGCTGCCCAAGTGTTAGCATTCCCAGCTCTGATGaacacagagagaagaaaaaaagatttact GTTTACAAAGTGTTGGTCTCAGTTGGCAGAAATGAATGGTTTGTCTTCAGACGGTATGCAGAGTTTGATAAACTCTACAATACG CTAAAGAAGCAATTTCCCACCATGAACCTGAGGATTCCAGCTAAAAGAATATTTGGAGATAATTTTGATCCCG atttcattAAACAGAGAAGAGCAGGACTGAATGAATTCATTCAGAACTTAGTTAGACAGCCAGAGTTATGCAACCA CCCAGATGTCAGCGCGTTTCTTCAGATGGATAACCCAAAACACCAGTCGGATCCctctgaagatgaagatgaaaggAGCAGTCGGAAG TTAAACTCTACCTCACAGAATATCAACTTGGGACCATCTGGAAATCCTCA TGCTAAACCAACAGACTTTGATTTCCTGAAAGTTATTGGGAAAGGCAGCTTTGGCAAG GTTCTTCTTGCAAAACGAAAACTGGATGGGAAGTACTATGCTGTCaaagtgctgcagaaaaaaattgttcttaataGGAAAGAG CAAAAACATATTATGGCTGAACGTaatgtgcttttgaaaaatgtgaaacATCCTTTTTTGGTTGGATTACATTACTCATTCCAAACAACGGAAAAGCTTTACTTTGTCCTGGATTTTGTTAATGGAGGAGAG CTGTTCTTTCACTTACAAAGAGAACGTTCCTTTCCTGAGCACAGAGCCAGATTTTATGCTGCTGAAATAGCCAGTGCACTGGGCTACTTACACTCCATAAATATAGTGTACAG ggatttaaaaccagaaaacattcTCCTAGATTCACTA GGTCATGTTGTGTTGACAGACTTCGGACTTTGTAAAGAAGGGATTGCAAGTTCTGATACCACTGCAACTTTTTGTGGGACACCAGAA tatctTGCACCAGAAGTCATTAAAAAGCAGCCCTATGACAACACAGTAGACTGGTGGTGCCTTGGTGCAGTTCTTTATGAAATGCTTTATGGGCTG CTTGAAATTCAGAAACACCCGTTCTTTGAATCTCTCAGCTGGACTGATCTTCTTCAGAAGAAGATTCCACCACCATTTAATCCTAATGTG GTTGGACCGGATGATATTGGGAATTTTGATGCAGTGTTTACAGAAGAAATGGTCCCATACTCGGTTTGTGTTTCTTCCGATTACAACATCGTTAATGCCAGTGTCCTAGAGGCAGATGATGCATTTGTTGGATTTTCTTATGCACCACCTTCTGAAGATATGTTTTCCTAG
- the SGK3 gene encoding serine/threonine-protein kinase Sgk3 isoform X1 — MDLKESCPSVSIPSSDEHREKKKRFTYISLLLLRLFWNLTGLNRNHELQLKPYSGSLNAGMETRQVYKVLVSVGRNEWFVFRRYAEFDKLYNTLKKQFPTMNLRIPAKRIFGDNFDPDFIKQRRAGLNEFIQNLVRQPELCNHPDVSAFLQMDNPKHQSDPSEDEDERSSRKLNSTSQNINLGPSGNPHAKPTDFDFLKVIGKGSFGKVLLAKRKLDGKYYAVKVLQKKIVLNRKEQKHIMAERNVLLKNVKHPFLVGLHYSFQTTEKLYFVLDFVNGGELFFHLQRERSFPEHRARFYAAEIASALGYLHSINIVYRDLKPENILLDSLGHVVLTDFGLCKEGIASSDTTATFCGTPEYLAPEVIKKQPYDNTVDWWCLGAVLYEMLYGLPPFYCRDVAEMYENILHKPLVLRPGISLTAWSILEELLEKDRQSRLGAREDFLEIQKHPFFESLSWTDLLQKKIPPPFNPNVVGPDDIGNFDAVFTEEMVPYSVCVSSDYNIVNASVLEADDAFVGFSYAPPSEDMFS; from the exons ATGGATCTCAAAGAAAGCTGCCCAAGTGTTAGCATTCCCAGCTCTGATGaacacagagagaagaaaaaaagatttact TATATATCACTACTGCTTCTGAGACTATTCTGGAACCTTACTGGTCTGAATAGAAACCATGAATTGCAGCTCAAACCTTACAGTGGCTCACTTAATGCTGGCATGGAAACAAGACAA GTTTACAAAGTGTTGGTCTCAGTTGGCAGAAATGAATGGTTTGTCTTCAGACGGTATGCAGAGTTTGATAAACTCTACAATACG CTAAAGAAGCAATTTCCCACCATGAACCTGAGGATTCCAGCTAAAAGAATATTTGGAGATAATTTTGATCCCG atttcattAAACAGAGAAGAGCAGGACTGAATGAATTCATTCAGAACTTAGTTAGACAGCCAGAGTTATGCAACCA CCCAGATGTCAGCGCGTTTCTTCAGATGGATAACCCAAAACACCAGTCGGATCCctctgaagatgaagatgaaaggAGCAGTCGGAAG TTAAACTCTACCTCACAGAATATCAACTTGGGACCATCTGGAAATCCTCA TGCTAAACCAACAGACTTTGATTTCCTGAAAGTTATTGGGAAAGGCAGCTTTGGCAAG GTTCTTCTTGCAAAACGAAAACTGGATGGGAAGTACTATGCTGTCaaagtgctgcagaaaaaaattgttcttaataGGAAAGAG CAAAAACATATTATGGCTGAACGTaatgtgcttttgaaaaatgtgaaacATCCTTTTTTGGTTGGATTACATTACTCATTCCAAACAACGGAAAAGCTTTACTTTGTCCTGGATTTTGTTAATGGAGGAGAG CTGTTCTTTCACTTACAAAGAGAACGTTCCTTTCCTGAGCACAGAGCCAGATTTTATGCTGCTGAAATAGCCAGTGCACTGGGCTACTTACACTCCATAAATATAGTGTACAG ggatttaaaaccagaaaacattcTCCTAGATTCACTA GGTCATGTTGTGTTGACAGACTTCGGACTTTGTAAAGAAGGGATTGCAAGTTCTGATACCACTGCAACTTTTTGTGGGACACCAGAA tatctTGCACCAGAAGTCATTAAAAAGCAGCCCTATGACAACACAGTAGACTGGTGGTGCCTTGGTGCAGTTCTTTATGAAATGCTTTATGGGCTG cCTCCTTTTTACTGCCGTGATGTTGCTGAGATGTATGAGAATATTCTTCATAAACCCCTAGTTTTGCGCCCAGGAATCAGTCTTACAGCCTGGTCTATTCTGGAAGAACTTTTAGAGAAAGATCGGCAAAGCAGACTTGGAGCAAGGGAAGATTTT CTTGAAATTCAGAAACACCCGTTCTTTGAATCTCTCAGCTGGACTGATCTTCTTCAGAAGAAGATTCCACCACCATTTAATCCTAATGTG GTTGGACCGGATGATATTGGGAATTTTGATGCAGTGTTTACAGAAGAAATGGTCCCATACTCGGTTTGTGTTTCTTCCGATTACAACATCGTTAATGCCAGTGTCCTAGAGGCAGATGATGCATTTGTTGGATTTTCTTATGCACCACCTTCTGAAGATATGTTTTCCTAG